Sequence from the Hamadaea flava genome:
CGGCTGCTGGCGCACTTGGCGGCGCGCGCGGAACTCGAAGGCGTGAAGGTCAACGCGTTGATCGAGCTGCTGCTGTGGGAGCTGACGCAGCAGCCGGTGCGCGACCCAGCCGAGGTGGCGCAGCTGTATGAGCTGATGAAACGGCGGACCGTCGTGGCGGAGCGGGTGGGCTTGTTCGAATGAGTGGTCACCGTGGACTGCGGCGGGTTCGGGTGGTGGCCCGGACGTCGATCTCGGCGACCAGAGCTACGCCGGCGTCGAGCGACTGAAGGAATCGATCCGCGGGCGACGATCCCCGGGCGCGCTGGTCGATGTCGGGCAGCCGCGTGTCATCGCCCGGATGGTCCTGCCAGACCCGTAGCGCGGGTTCGCGCGGCGGCTGGGGCAGCACCGCCAGGATGGTGGTGTCGAGGTGCGCCCAGGATGACGGCAGCCGCACCGCGGCGACTGCCTGCTGACGCAGCACGAGAGTGCCGCGTCCGTCCCCGACGTGCAGGATCGCGTGTGGATGGTGGGGTATCACCAGCATGTCGGCGGTCAGGTCGCGAACGAATCCTGGACGCAGCCGGGGAATGGTCGATGAGCTGACGTCGAGCACCAGGAGCGGATCCCCAGTTCCTGGCCAGGCAGTAACTGTGAGCCGGGCAGGATGTATCGCGGGGCTGCGGCGGGCGGCAGGTGCGGTGCGGGTCTGGGCCGGCGGTCCTTGACGGAGCGCGGCCCCGCGTCGTGGTTGCGCTGTGTGTGCTGGCACCCCCGGTGGCCTCCTGTAGCGGTGTGCTGCGACTTCGGCGACCCGGTCTAGCCTGCACCGTGGGAGCGCGCTTCGCCACGAACTGCCAGTTCATGGCGAAGCGGTCATCGGCCGTGCCACCCTCTTTGCGCATCAATATGTGCGTGACGGGGAGGTCTGTTGTGGAACACGGTGAGAACATCGCCTTCATCACGGTCGCGGTCGTGACGTGGCTGGTGGTGGCACGGATGGCGATCTCCCAGATCAAGGACCCGACACCGCAGCGGGCGTTCATCATCGTCGCCGGCACGCTGCCCTCGTTCTCGTTTCTGGCTGCCGCACCGGCGGTGTACCACCGGCTCAACGACCTGGTCGGGATCCCGAATGTCGCGATCTTGATCGTGTACGGCGGGGTGCTGGCCTACCCGACGGCCATGGCCGCGTTCTTGATGATCGTCGTGCGGGGAGCGCGGTTCTTCTTCAGCCGCCGGGCCTGGATGTGGGCGACCGGCTATCTGAGCACCATCGTCGCGATGTGTGTTCTGTTCGCCCTGGCTGACGTCGGCGTCGACGCTGTCGACCCGACCGGGTTCGACAAGATGTACGCCACCGAACCGTATGCGAGCTGGATGCTGATCGTCTACCAGCTGTATCTGGCGGTCGGGCTGGCGGTGACCGCACCCTACTGGTGGCAGTTGAGCCGTCAGACGGCCGAGCCGTGGTTCCGCCGGGGAATGCCGTCCATCGCGATCGGCTCGTGGCTGCTGCTGGGCTACTGCATCCCGAAGATCGCCTACATGGCGCTACGTCAGGCCGATGTGGAGGTCGACGCCCTCAACACGTGGGCGCCGCTGGCGGCGGTGGCCGCGGCGGCGTTCAACAC
This genomic interval carries:
- a CDS encoding MAB_1171c family putative transporter, which gives rise to MEHGENIAFITVAVVTWLVVARMAISQIKDPTPQRAFIIVAGTLPSFSFLAAAPAVYHRLNDLVGIPNVAILIVYGGVLAYPTAMAAFLMIVVRGARFFFSRRAWMWATGYLSTIVAMCVLFALADVGVDAVDPTGFDKMYATEPYASWMLIVYQLYLAVGLAVTAPYWWQLSRQTAEPWFRRGMPSIAIGSWLLLGYCIPKIAYMALRQADVEVDALNTWAPLAAVAAAAFNTVGYSLCALAPVSNYLARWQAYQLIAPLWRLVVTPFPEVVLHGWQGPANPRLAVRPGRLPTLLYRRVVEINDARLQLKPYYDADVAAAARAQAGALTLEGIDADATVEAAMLHAALAAHAAGTLPVRPATREDLKLAEAWDDPDGSQAAEVRWWTAVAQFSQYPPPARPVLGQTAASTS